A DNA window from Providencia huaxiensis contains the following coding sequences:
- a CDS encoding MetQ/NlpA family ABC transporter substrate-binding protein, which yields MLKQKLINLSLITTALAVLAGCGDNSEKDNPNKKQITIGFGVGNYIDQVDKGIVPILEKKGYTVNLRQFSQNRQINPAFEEGSIDASVNQSRAYMEAYNKKNNINMVALTDSPSAPQSLRSNKHKTLDEVKDGMIVALSNDPVNAERGARILEKLGWIKINPDVSTLSFSVNDISPNEYNLDIRETDAAQGLRLLDDVDFVVVNGNYVASAGQRIADGLVVENSPLEHRVIVTVMQKDLDAQWAKDLKEAFESKEYADYIRSQRIYDGFIEPDSWNKYPK from the coding sequence ATGTTAAAACAAAAATTAATAAATTTATCTTTAATTACTACTGCTTTAGCGGTGCTGGCTGGGTGTGGCGATAATAGTGAAAAAGATAATCCTAATAAAAAACAAATTACAATAGGTTTTGGTGTTGGCAATTATATTGACCAAGTAGACAAAGGTATCGTACCGATTTTAGAGAAAAAAGGTTATACCGTTAATTTGCGCCAATTTTCACAGAATAGACAAATAAATCCTGCTTTTGAAGAAGGCTCTATTGATGCTTCTGTAAATCAAAGCCGTGCCTATATGGAGGCTTATAACAAAAAAAATAATATTAATATGGTGGCATTGACAGACTCACCGAGTGCGCCTCAAAGTCTGCGGTCAAATAAACATAAAACACTGGATGAAGTGAAAGACGGTATGATTGTTGCGTTATCTAATGACCCCGTTAATGCAGAGCGTGGCGCGAGGATCTTGGAAAAGTTAGGTTGGATAAAAATTAATCCAGATGTGAGTACATTAAGTTTTAGTGTTAATGATATCTCCCCAAATGAATATAACTTAGATATTCGAGAAACCGATGCGGCACAAGGGTTGCGATTATTAGATGATGTTGATTTTGTTGTTGTGAATGGTAACTATGTGGCAAGTGCTGGCCAACGTATTGCTGATGGTTTAGTTGTAGAAAATTCACCGCTAGAGCATCGCGTTATTGTGACTGTTATGCAAAAAGATTTAGATGCTCAGTGGGCAAAAGATTTGAAAGAAGCTTTTGAGTCTAAAGAGTACGCAGATTATATTCGTTCGCAGCGTATTTATGATGGTTTTATTGAACCTGACAGCTGGAACAAATATCCTAAATAA
- a CDS encoding CMD domain-containing protein: MTISYNDVINSLTNLTPDSSLAKIRHERAVATENTQAVFEAIFSAPSTLLTNNVKYYFAYEVAKMTGSPRLAEFYFQLINSMPDEPLSKPLATAKEYLQVLTQSPKDTHYQLIAALAEQGWQESDIILLAQLITYVTYQARLIEGVLLLTNSSHLTHNSPKVVAGKWNHQPLTRKGKPSPTAFTQDNLGWEAWISARDAKTLSVEEAQVMKKFGQLNSEYFLLLAHQSKILELRTLVDRGVFYTSEGLPRWEREFAAAVTSKVNGCIYCASVHARKASQYAKERRADVDKLLATATGSVLAEGFDDRLLAITDLVASLSATPIQATPSQIKELQNLGLSELELLDLVQSTAFFSWANRLMLSLGEPFEIVEDKE; encoded by the coding sequence ATGACTATTTCCTATAATGATGTAATTAATTCTTTAACTAATTTAACACCAGATTCCAGCCTAGCTAAAATTCGCCATGAACGCGCGGTGGCGACTGAAAATACTCAAGCCGTATTTGAAGCCATTTTTTCTGCACCATCGACACTTCTCACAAATAATGTGAAATATTATTTTGCCTATGAAGTTGCAAAAATGACAGGAAGTCCCCGCCTAGCTGAATTTTATTTTCAATTAATAAACTCAATGCCTGATGAACCTCTTAGCAAACCACTGGCTACAGCAAAAGAATATCTGCAAGTTTTAACACAATCACCTAAAGATACCCATTACCAATTAATTGCTGCGTTAGCTGAACAAGGTTGGCAAGAAAGTGACATCATTTTACTTGCTCAATTAATAACTTATGTCACCTATCAAGCTCGGCTAATCGAAGGGGTTCTGTTACTGACGAATAGTAGTCATCTTACACATAACTCACCTAAAGTTGTGGCTGGTAAATGGAACCACCAACCATTAACCCGCAAAGGAAAACCTTCACCAACGGCTTTTACACAAGATAATTTAGGATGGGAAGCTTGGATTTCAGCAAGGGATGCAAAAACGCTATCCGTTGAAGAAGCCCAAGTCATGAAAAAATTTGGTCAATTAAACTCTGAATATTTTTTACTGCTCGCCCATCAAAGTAAAATTTTAGAGTTACGAACTTTAGTTGACCGAGGCGTGTTTTATACCTCAGAAGGGTTACCTCGCTGGGAACGTGAATTTGCTGCGGCCGTAACTAGCAAAGTTAATGGCTGCATATACTGCGCTTCTGTACATGCTAGAAAAGCCAGTCAGTATGCAAAAGAACGACGTGCTGATGTTGATAAATTACTAGCAACTGCGACGGGTTCAGTACTTGCTGAAGGTTTTGATGACAGACTCCTAGCCATCACAGATTTAGTCGCCTCTTTATCTGCAACCCCCATCCAAGCCACACCATCACAAATTAAAGAGTTACAAAACTTGGGTTTATCTGAACTTGAATTACTTGACTTAGTTCAATCAACGGCCTTCTTTTCATGGGCGAACCGCTTAATGTTATCGCTGGGTGAGCCCTTTGAAATAGTAGAGGATAAGGAGTAA
- a CDS encoding FAD/NAD(P)-binding protein, which translates to MELIMGLEALEAQIKQDLQYLNLPITSWSLSKNNPENQIIDVAIIGAGMSGITAAFALKLRGINAIVFDQAPAGKEGPWQSPALMETLRSPKHVVGPALASPSLTFQAWFKAQFGIQKWDELDKIPRLQWGEYLQWYKTMTEPYVLNQYQLVDVQLNDNYRELIFDTPNGTVRYQAQHVILSTGMESFSEANIPSFMNDIPTTYWEHSYAGTDYRRFKGLDIGVVGYSAGAMDSSATALENGANSVEILIRASDMPRVNRGKVAGSAGFTNAYAYFTDAQKWHYTDYVAKAKTPAPHGSTLRVSRHKNAYFNFNTQVKFIELKNKKLHVTTTTDKFVLDYLILATGYRINWAKHSAFHQLSPLVKTWGDAYTPSIHEENAELASHPYLGNHFEFQAKNKSDTLKINQLYCFNLSASLSMGPVIGLIPGTNIGAERLADHIAAQLYLSYQEQHLEQVKTSQEAELLGDEWQPAVPPSERVQLADSVE; encoded by the coding sequence ATGGAACTGATTATGGGTTTAGAGGCATTAGAAGCGCAAATAAAACAAGATTTGCAGTATTTAAATTTACCAATAACGTCTTGGTCATTATCAAAAAATAACCCTGAAAACCAAATTATTGATGTCGCTATCATTGGTGCGGGTATGTCAGGAATTACAGCCGCATTCGCTCTGAAATTACGAGGTATCAATGCAATTGTTTTCGACCAAGCCCCTGCTGGCAAAGAAGGCCCATGGCAAAGCCCTGCATTAATGGAAACATTGCGTTCCCCAAAACATGTGGTTGGCCCTGCGCTTGCATCCCCCTCTTTAACTTTTCAAGCTTGGTTTAAAGCCCAGTTTGGCATTCAAAAATGGGATGAACTCGATAAAATTCCACGTTTGCAGTGGGGAGAATATCTGCAATGGTATAAAACCATGACAGAACCCTATGTACTTAATCAATACCAATTAGTCGATGTGCAATTAAACGATAACTACCGTGAATTAATTTTTGACACTCCTAACGGTACCGTCAGGTATCAAGCGCAACATGTTATTTTATCGACGGGTATGGAGTCTTTTAGTGAAGCTAATATCCCTAGTTTTATGAATGATATCCCAACGACCTATTGGGAACATTCATATGCAGGTACTGACTATCGTCGTTTTAAAGGCTTAGACATTGGTGTTGTTGGATATAGTGCCGGTGCGATGGATAGTTCAGCAACGGCATTAGAAAATGGTGCTAATTCAGTTGAGATTTTGATCCGCGCTAGCGACATGCCCCGAGTAAATCGAGGAAAAGTTGCTGGAAGTGCAGGATTTACCAATGCGTATGCCTATTTTACAGATGCTCAGAAGTGGCATTACACTGATTATGTTGCCAAAGCCAAAACGCCAGCTCCTCATGGCAGCACGTTGAGAGTTTCTCGCCATAAAAATGCTTATTTCAATTTCAATACCCAAGTTAAATTTATTGAATTGAAAAATAAAAAATTGCATGTCACAACAACAACAGACAAATTCGTATTAGATTATTTAATCTTAGCAACTGGCTATCGGATTAATTGGGCCAAACACAGCGCTTTTCATCAATTATCTCCGCTAGTTAAAACATGGGGGGATGCATACACGCCATCCATTCATGAAGAAAATGCAGAGTTAGCTTCACACCCTTATTTAGGTAATCATTTTGAATTTCAAGCTAAAAACAAGTCAGATACATTAAAAATCAATCAGTTATATTGTTTTAACTTAAGTGCATCGCTCAGTATGGGCCCGGTCATAGGGTTAATCCCTGGAACGAATATTGGGGCAGAACGATTGGCTGACCATATTGCAGCTCAATTGTACCTAAGCTACCAAGAGCAACACCTTGAGCAAGTTAAAACTAGCCAAGAAGCTGAATTATTGGGGGATGAGTGGCAACCCGCTGTACCGCCTTCAGAACGTGTGCAATTAGCTGATAGTGTAGAGTAG
- a CDS encoding methionine ABC transporter ATP-binding protein codes for MITFQNIQKVYEKDGQSLVALQDINLHINKGDIFGFIGYSGAGKSSLIRLVNQLEKPTSGAVIINGQNIAEHTPAETRSHKKSIGMIFQHFNLLETKTVAQNIAMPLLLSGVNKQEINQRVDSILEYVELSDKKNQYPGQLSGGQKQRVGIARALINNPQILLCDEATSALDPQTTRSILQLLKKINQEQHITILLVTHEMEVIEQICNRVAVMGSGKIVEEGTVLDIFANPRHDTTKKFVGTVLNEEIPERVLHNLEHQQDVYRLEFLGASAQQPVVNELILKEIVKINILFANMKEISGVVLGSMFVQFIGDKEKIDEAVSFLRQRGVAVNQGAL; via the coding sequence ATGATTACCTTTCAAAACATTCAAAAAGTTTATGAAAAAGATGGGCAGTCTTTAGTTGCATTGCAAGACATTAATTTGCATATCAATAAAGGTGATATCTTTGGGTTTATTGGTTATAGCGGGGCTGGTAAAAGCTCACTGATCCGTTTGGTTAATCAATTAGAAAAGCCAACCAGTGGTGCCGTTATTATCAATGGCCAAAATATTGCTGAGCATACCCCAGCAGAAACGCGCTCACATAAAAAAAGCATCGGTATGATTTTTCAGCATTTCAATTTGCTAGAAACGAAAACTGTTGCTCAAAATATTGCGATGCCCTTATTACTCTCAGGTGTCAATAAACAAGAAATCAATCAGCGAGTTGATAGCATTCTTGAATATGTCGAGCTTAGTGATAAAAAAAACCAATACCCTGGGCAGTTATCTGGTGGGCAAAAGCAGCGTGTGGGTATTGCGCGTGCTTTGATCAACAACCCACAAATTTTATTATGTGATGAAGCCACTTCAGCACTCGACCCGCAAACAACGCGCTCAATTTTGCAATTACTAAAAAAGATCAACCAAGAACAGCATATTACTATTTTGCTAGTTACTCACGAAATGGAAGTTATTGAACAAATTTGTAACCGTGTTGCTGTTATGGGGTCTGGCAAAATTGTCGAAGAAGGAACTGTACTTGATATTTTTGCCAACCCACGCCATGACACAACCAAGAAATTTGTAGGAACCGTATTAAACGAAGAAATTCCAGAACGCGTTCTGCATAACTTAGAACATCAACAAGATGTTTATCGTCTTGAATTTTTAGGGGCTTCCGCACAACAACCTGTCGTTAATGAGTTAATACTCAAAGAAATTGTCAAAATAAATATCTTATTTGCCAATATGAAAGAGATCAGTGGTGTCGTGCTGGGCAGTATGTTTGTCCAATTTATTGGTGATAAAGAAAAAATTGATGAAGCCGTCTCTTTTCTTCGCCAACGCGGAGTTGCAGTCAATCAGGGGGCACTATGA
- a CDS encoding methionine ABC transporter permease — MTQLFETALTAKQFLLAMSETFTMVSIALVLGSIFGILLGIVLVVTRPEGIWENKCIYRIVNPIINIIRSLPFIILLVAMIPLTRFMVGTSIGTTAAIVPLVIFIAPYTARLVENSLLSVHSGIIEAADSMGATNWQIVWHFILPEAKSSLILSLTAASITLVGATAMAGAVGGGGVGDLALNYGYQRFDNVAMAITVVTLVIIVQGMQFIGDYLAKKARFH, encoded by the coding sequence ATGACACAATTATTCGAAACCGCTTTAACGGCGAAACAGTTTTTATTAGCGATGTCAGAAACCTTTACGATGGTCAGCATTGCGCTCGTATTAGGTTCTATATTTGGGATCCTATTAGGTATCGTACTTGTTGTAACGAGGCCAGAGGGTATTTGGGAAAATAAATGTATTTATCGCATTGTGAACCCGATAATTAATATTATTCGTTCATTGCCTTTTATCATCTTATTAGTTGCGATGATCCCCCTTACACGCTTTATGGTAGGAACCTCAATAGGAACAACTGCAGCAATTGTGCCATTAGTGATTTTTATTGCCCCCTATACTGCACGTTTAGTTGAAAACTCATTACTCAGTGTACATTCAGGTATTATTGAAGCGGCTGATTCTATGGGAGCAACAAATTGGCAAATTGTTTGGCACTTTATTCTACCTGAAGCGAAGTCATCATTAATTCTAAGTTTAACCGCTGCCAGCATTACTTTAGTTGGTGCAACCGCAATGGCAGGAGCCGTTGGTGGTGGAGGTGTCGGTGACTTAGCACTAAACTACGGCTACCAGCGTTTTGATAATGTTGCAATGGCTATCACCGTTGTTACATTAGTAATTATCGTACAAGGCATGCAATTTATTGGTGACTATTTAGCGAAAAAAGCGCGCTTCCATTAG
- a CDS encoding potassium/proton antiporter: MHRQRFIHLQIKLIMPTIEQLILLISILILLGIFSSKLSARLGLPMLVMFLFVGMLAGEDGIGKITFDNVNVSYAVGSLALALILFDGGLQTSVKSIRLVWKPSFTLATLGVLVTAGVTGLAAAYILDVPLLEGLLLGAIVGSTDAAAVFSLLRNAGIYLNERLQSTLEIESATNDPTAIFLTVGLLQLLMNPQASGSELILLFFSQMGIGTVVGLSVGWVSVKIINKIKLIATGLYPVLVAACGLLSFGLASNLEGSGFLSIFVTGVVIGNHRFVFQRNTFLFHDGLAWLSQIIMFVMLGLLVNPSSLIEVWLEGLIIALVLTFIARPLAVIPVLKLFGFPKPEITLISWVGLRGSVPIILAIFPFIYGLPNAHLIFDVVFFVVLISATLQGSTLPYVARKLNLMQPPPLIPAATLDITAVDQIDADLVEYTLGEDCAVVGRRLSQLALPDQTVIAMITREKSVLPPRGSTTLHADDHLFVVLKPENRIFLEHLFSEKNISENTPIELPDTGLSLKGTTRLNEIHSSYGIQIDNGDERTLNQFIYASISEPLQDTVMKLEQLQLKIGEMIGTRIITVILEPIKAQEG, encoded by the coding sequence ATGCATCGTCAGCGTTTTATTCACTTACAGATTAAACTGATTATGCCAACTATTGAACAGCTCATTTTATTGATTTCTATACTCATTCTTTTGGGAATTTTTTCTAGCAAACTGTCCGCTAGGCTCGGTTTACCCATGCTTGTCATGTTTTTATTTGTTGGCATGCTAGCGGGTGAAGATGGGATAGGTAAGATTACGTTTGATAACGTTAATGTTTCGTATGCCGTTGGCTCTCTCGCGCTTGCTTTAATTTTATTTGATGGGGGTCTACAAACATCAGTAAAATCTATTCGTCTAGTTTGGAAACCGTCTTTTACACTAGCAACGCTAGGCGTTCTTGTAACCGCTGGGGTGACTGGTCTCGCGGCTGCTTATATCCTCGACGTCCCTCTTCTGGAAGGGCTATTACTAGGCGCTATCGTCGGTTCTACCGATGCTGCCGCCGTCTTTTCCTTACTGCGCAACGCGGGGATCTATTTAAATGAACGCCTGCAATCGACGTTAGAAATAGAAAGCGCAACCAATGACCCGACAGCCATATTCTTAACTGTTGGCTTATTACAACTCTTAATGAATCCACAAGCTTCAGGTAGTGAATTAATTCTGTTATTTTTTAGCCAAATGGGGATAGGTACAGTTGTTGGCTTAAGTGTTGGCTGGGTTTCAGTCAAAATTATCAATAAGATTAAACTAATCGCAACTGGGTTGTATCCTGTGCTTGTTGCTGCTTGTGGGTTGCTTTCTTTTGGACTCGCGAGTAATTTAGAAGGTAGTGGCTTCTTATCTATTTTTGTTACTGGTGTGGTGATTGGTAACCATCGGTTTGTTTTTCAACGCAATACCTTTTTGTTTCATGATGGATTAGCATGGCTAAGCCAAATTATCATGTTTGTTATGTTAGGGCTACTTGTCAACCCAAGTTCTCTAATTGAAGTCTGGCTTGAGGGTTTAATTATTGCTCTTGTCTTAACGTTTATCGCAAGGCCATTAGCTGTAATACCGGTTCTAAAATTATTTGGTTTCCCTAAACCTGAAATTACATTAATTTCTTGGGTAGGATTACGTGGCTCTGTCCCTATTATTCTCGCCATTTTCCCATTTATCTATGGTTTACCTAATGCCCATCTGATTTTTGACGTGGTTTTCTTTGTGGTATTAATTTCAGCAACATTACAAGGTTCAACCTTACCTTATGTTGCACGTAAATTAAATTTAATGCAGCCACCGCCATTGATCCCTGCAGCAACGTTAGATATTACCGCGGTAGACCAAATAGATGCAGATTTAGTGGAATATACATTAGGTGAGGATTGCGCTGTAGTAGGTCGTCGATTATCACAACTTGCATTACCTGACCAAACTGTCATTGCTATGATCACGCGAGAAAAAAGTGTTTTACCGCCAAGGGGGTCAACTACGCTTCATGCTGATGATCATTTATTTGTTGTTCTTAAACCTGAAAATCGTATTTTTCTTGAACATCTATTTTCAGAAAAAAACATCTCTGAAAACACGCCTATTGAACTACCCGATACCGGGTTAAGTTTAAAAGGAACGACTCGGTTAAATGAGATCCACTCATCTTATGGTATCCAAATTGATAATGGTGATGAAAGAACCCTTAACCAATTTATTTATGCTTCTATATCGGAACCTTTACAAGATACCGTCATGAAATTAGAACAACTGCAATTAAAAATTGGAGAAATGATAGGCACACGCATCATAACCGTAATATTAGAACCTATTAAAGCGCAGGAAGGTTAA
- a CDS encoding helix-turn-helix domain-containing protein — MNTKYPVACAVGQKIKALRRAQGFTVFQLAKEIDISEQQLFRYERGVNRIDIDCLVRVLKVLDVNMGEFFSEVLQEDTQVDEDTANKGFESSAYTLI, encoded by the coding sequence ATGAACACGAAATATCCTGTCGCTTGTGCAGTTGGACAAAAAATAAAAGCCCTTAGAAGAGCTCAAGGCTTTACTGTTTTTCAGTTAGCTAAAGAGATAGATATAAGTGAACAGCAGCTATTTCGTTACGAGCGTGGTGTTAATCGTATTGATATAGACTGTCTTGTTCGAGTGCTAAAAGTTTTAGACGTTAACATGGGTGAGTTTTTTAGTGAAGTCCTACAAGAGGATACTCAAGTAGATGAGGACACAGCTAATAAAGGGTTTGAAAGTTCTGCATACACCCTTATATAG